One window from the genome of Cryptomeria japonica chromosome 6, Sugi_1.0, whole genome shotgun sequence encodes:
- the LOC131064161 gene encoding 3'-N-debenzoyl-2'-deoxytaxol N-benzoyltransferase-like: protein MEKSGLAEFKVEIVESCLVQPCLPDSPRSTLYLSNLDNQPLVRMAFNTLLVYEACENVLPHPAKTIREALSKVLVYYYPLAGRLRKKEDGKLQVECTGEGVLFVEAMVDNSLSVLGDLDQLKPSFKQLLFRFPFDNALEDVHPMVLQVNHFTCGGFVVAVSFNHCVCDGRGVSHFLKSLGEMVRGHVKPSLEPIWDRELLKPRNILVHDLVSNEEKIECKPHSWTPPVYKESIQMSLILDFETLKYVKDGIMPKCFDICTTFEIVAALIWQARTKVLEIPHTESVSISFAVDVRRSFSPPLPNGYNGNCIVAACAKAIVQDVITQPLSYLVNIIKKTKMSLTNKYIRSIIDTDQFPLDVHSNQANIILTDWRWLGFSDVDFGSGSPVNICPMHWNENGINASNGFIFLHSPERKDNGIKVIMWMPSQEFNLFEIEIESIIRKYVIKGSKF from the exons ATGGAGAAATCAGGCTTAGCAGAGTTCAAGGTGGAGATTGTGGAGAGTTGCCTTGTGCAACCATGCCTGCCAGATTCGCCCAGAtccactctttatctctccaacctTGATAACCAGCCATTAGTGAGAATGGCCTTCAATACTTTGCTTGTATACGAGGCTTGTGAAAATGTTTTGCCACATCCTGCAAAAACAATCCGAGAAGCTCTATCAAAAGTGTTGGTGTATTATTATCCTCTGGCTGGGAGATTGAGAAAGAAAGAAGATGGGAAGCTTCAAGTAGAGTGCACAGGAGAAGGTGTTCTCTTTGTGGAAGCCATGGTAGATAACAGCCTCTCAGTCCTTGGAGATTTGGACCAGCTGAAACCATCATTTAAGCAGCTGCTTTTTAGGTTTCCTTTCGACAATGCTCTGGAGGATGTTCATCCCATGGTTCTTCAG GTAAATCATTTTACATGTGGAGGCTTTGTTGTAGCAGTGAGTTTCAACCATTGTGTATGTGATGGACGAGGGGTAAGCCATTTTCTCAAAAGTCTTGGAGAGATGGTTAGAGGACATGTTAAGCCATCTCTTGAACCAATATGGGATAGAGAGCTTCTTAAACCAAGGAACATATTAGTTCATGACTTAGTATCAAATGAAGAAAAAATAGAGTGTAAACCCCACTCATGGACACCTCCAGTATATAAGGAATCAATTCAAATGTCTCTTATCTTAGACTTTGAGACATTAAAATATGTGAAAGATGGAATTATGCCAAAATGTTTCGATATTTGTACTACATTTGAAATTGTTGCAGCTCTGATTTGGCAAGCAAGGACCAAGGTACTTGAAATTCCACATACTGAGAGTGTTAGTATTTCCTTTGCAGTAGATGTGAGGAGATCATTTAGTCCCCCACTACCAAATGGATACAATGGAAATTGTATTGTTGCTGCATGTGCAAAAGCTATTGTCCAAGATGTCATAACTCAACCACTTTCATACCTAGTGAATAttataaagaaaacaaagatgTCACTAACTAACAAGTATATTAGATCAATAATTGATACAGACCAATTTCCATTAGATGTGCATAGCAATCAAGCAAATATAATTTTGACTGACTGGAGGTGGTTGGGATTTAGTGATGTTGACTTTGGATCGGGAAGTCCAGTGAATATATGTCCTATGCATTGGAATGAGAATGGAATCAATGCATCAAATGGTTTTATCTTCCTCCATTCTCCTGAGAGAAAAGATAATGGAATTAAGGTGATAATGTGGATGCCTTCACAAGAAttcaatttatttgaaatagaaatagaatccATCATCAGAAAATATGTTATCAAGGGTTCTAAATTTTAA